The nucleotide window GAAGGAGCAGAAGATCACCTCCGGCCGGGAGGCGATCTCCAGCGCCTTGTCGATGACCTCCAGCGGGGTCACGCACACCGGACACCCGGGACCGTGGATCAACTCGACCTGATCCGGGAGGAGTTGATCGATGCCATGGCGGATGATGCTGTGCGTCTGCCCTCCGCACACCTCCATCAGCGCCCACGGTCTGGTCACCGTGGCGTGGATGTCGTCGAGGAGCCGACGTGCCAGCTCCGGGTCCTGGAACTCGTCGATGTACTTCACTGGTTGCGCACCTCTTCCACCGGGTCCACGCCCGCCTCGACCGCCGCCATCTCCCAGGGGTCGCCGAACTCCTCCTGCAACACGCCGAGTTCGGCGAAGAGTTCGAGCGTCTGGCGCGCCGACTCCTCGTCCAGCCGTTGCAGGGCGAATCCGACGTGGACGATGGCGTACTCGCCGACCTGGAGGTCGGGCAGATACTCCAGGCACACCTCCTTGACCACGCCGCCGAAGTCGACGGTGGCCATCCGGGTGCCGTCCCGTTCCTCGATGTCCAGCACTCTGCCGGGTACCGCCAGGCACATGAGCCTCTCCTCGCTGTGGGTCACGCGTCGCTCAGTCGGTGGGAGTGGAAGTGGCCCGGGCGGCCACCATCAGCTGGCCCAGCGCCAGACCGCCGTCGTTGGGCGGCACCAGGCGGTGCCGCAGGACCGTGAAGCCGTCCTCGCGCAGGCCGGCGGCGCAGGCCGACGAGAGCAGCGT belongs to Streptomyces graminofaciens and includes:
- a CDS encoding HypC/HybG/HupF family hydrogenase formation chaperone, with protein sequence MCLAVPGRVLDIEERDGTRMATVDFGGVVKEVCLEYLPDLQVGEYAIVHVGFALQRLDEESARQTLELFAELGVLQEEFGDPWEMAAVEAGVDPVEEVRNQ